The Mauremys reevesii isolate NIE-2019 linkage group 1, ASM1616193v1, whole genome shotgun sequence genome has a segment encoding these proteins:
- the LOC120395410 gene encoding olfactory receptor 51G2-like isoform X2 codes for MSAVNDTKFNSAVFLFTGIPGLEDVHLWISIPFCLMYVISIVGNSVILFIVKTDPTLHEPMYIFLSMLAITDLGLSIATMPTILGIYLFNSREISLDACFAQLFFIHSLSFIESSVLLLMAFDRFVAIRDPLRYTSTLTLPRTAKMGLVCVLRGVALIFPLPFLLKRFRYCRANVLSHCYCLHQEVMKMACSDITVNSIYGLFIIVSTVGLDSLLILLSYVMILKTVLSIVSHVERVRALNTCVSHVCAVLLFYTPMIGLSVLHRLGKSSPPLLQILLGYVYLLVPPLMNPIVYSVKSKHLRARIIRVVGMAKAS; via the coding sequence atgtcagctgtcaatgacaccaaattcaacTCTGCAGTGTTTCTTTTCACGGGGATACCTGGGCTAGAAGACGTCCATCTCTGGATCTCTATCCCCTTCTGCTTAATGTACGTTATTtcgatagtaggaaattcagtcattctgttcattgtaaaaacagatccaaccctccatgagcccatgtacattttcctttccatgttggccatcacagaccttggcttatcGATAGCCACCATGCCAACGATACTGGGCATATACTTGTTTAACTCTAGAGAGATCAGCCTGGATGCCTGTTttgcccagctgttcttcatccactcaCTTTCGTTCATTGAATCCTCTGTGCTtttgttgatggcctttgaccgctttGTTGCGATCCGTGACCCACTGAGATATACTTCCACTTTAACCCTGCCAAGAACagccaagatgggactggtgtgtgtgcTAAGAGGGGTGGCCTTAATAttcccactcccctttctcctgaaacGGTTCCGATACTGTcgagccaatgtcctctcccattgcTACTGCCTGCACCAAGAGGTCATGAAGATGGCTTGTTCTGACATCACAGTCAACAGCATCTATGGCTTGTTCATAATAGTCTCCACGGTGGGGTTGGACTCGCTGCTCATCCTCCTATCTTATGTGATGATActcaaaacagtgctgagcattGTATCTCACGTGGAGCGTGTCAGAGCCCTGAACACATGTGTCTCCCACGTTTGTGCTGTCCTGCTCTTCTACACACCAATGATCGGTCTTTCTGTGTTACACAGACTTGGGAAGAGCTCTCCTCCCTTGCTTCAGATTCTCCTGGGCTATGTCTACCTGCTGGTCCCACCTCTGATGAACCCAATAGTGTAcagcgtgaaaagcaaacaccttcgtgcGAGGATAATCAGGGT
- the LOC120395410 gene encoding olfactory receptor 51G2-like isoform X1, whose amino-acid sequence MSAVNDTKFNSAVFLFTGIPGLEDVHLWISIPFCLMYVISIVGNSVILFIVKTDPTLHEPMYIFLSMLAITDLGLSIATMPTILGIYLFNSREISLDACFAQLFFIHSLSFIESSVLLLMAFDRFVAIRDPLRYTSTLTLPRTAKMGLVCVLRGVALIFPLPFLLKRFRYCRANVLSHCYCLHQEVMKMACSDITVNSIYGLFIIVSTVGLDSLLILLSYVMILKTVLSIVSHVERVRALNTCVSHVCAVLLFYTPMIGLSVLHRLGKSSPPLLQILLGYVYLLVPPLMNPIVYSVKSKHLRARIIRVFIK is encoded by the coding sequence atgtcagctgtcaatgacaccaaattcaacTCTGCAGTGTTTCTTTTCACGGGGATACCTGGGCTAGAAGACGTCCATCTCTGGATCTCTATCCCCTTCTGCTTAATGTACGTTATTtcgatagtaggaaattcagtcattctgttcattgtaaaaacagatccaaccctccatgagcccatgtacattttcctttccatgttggccatcacagaccttggcttatcGATAGCCACCATGCCAACGATACTGGGCATATACTTGTTTAACTCTAGAGAGATCAGCCTGGATGCCTGTTttgcccagctgttcttcatccactcaCTTTCGTTCATTGAATCCTCTGTGCTtttgttgatggcctttgaccgctttGTTGCGATCCGTGACCCACTGAGATATACTTCCACTTTAACCCTGCCAAGAACagccaagatgggactggtgtgtgtgcTAAGAGGGGTGGCCTTAATAttcccactcccctttctcctgaaacGGTTCCGATACTGTcgagccaatgtcctctcccattgcTACTGCCTGCACCAAGAGGTCATGAAGATGGCTTGTTCTGACATCACAGTCAACAGCATCTATGGCTTGTTCATAATAGTCTCCACGGTGGGGTTGGACTCGCTGCTCATCCTCCTATCTTATGTGATGATActcaaaacagtgctgagcattGTATCTCACGTGGAGCGTGTCAGAGCCCTGAACACATGTGTCTCCCACGTTTGTGCTGTCCTGCTCTTCTACACACCAATGATCGGTCTTTCTGTGTTACACAGACTTGGGAAGAGCTCTCCTCCCTTGCTTCAGATTCTCCTGGGCTATGTCTACCTGCTGGTCCCACCTCTGATGAACCCAATAGTGTAcagcgtgaaaagcaaacaccttcgtgcGAGGATAATCAGGGTGTTCATCAAGTGA